TCGATTCCCGTCTCCCGCTCCACAGATCCCCGCGGTGGCACGGGTGTTGCTACTTGACAGTCTGAAGATCCCATTGCCCGTGGCTGGGAGGCGATCGTGGAACATGGCCGGCGAACCCGCCTGAGAGTTCGGTCTCCCATGACCAGACCACTCGGCGCCGGGCTGCTGGTTGTGGCGTTCTTGTTGGGGGGCACAATCCCGTCCGGAGCCGCCGACCCCCTGGTGCGGCGTGCGGTCTCGACCTTCTTCCGCGACGCCGAGGTCCTCAGGGTCGACGTGGTCCCCGATCTGTACGAAGGCGGCTACGCGCGTGTGAGCGTGTACGCGGCGAACGCGACCCTGGCGGAGGGCGGGTTGCGCATCGACGAGGCGTGGACGCGCCTGGTGGGGGTCAGCTTCAACCCGAAGGCCCTGCGGGCGGGGGAGTTCCGGGTCGACGGCGTGCGGGACACGGCGATCCACATGCGCGTCAGCCTGCCCAACCTGGAACGCTATTTTGTGGAGCGAAACCCCTGGAAGGACATCCGGTTGTGGGCCCAGGACGGCTATCTCCACGGTCGGGGAACCGTGCCGCTGGGCGGCGTTCCCACGCGCGTTGAGCTGCGTGGTTTCTTCGCCGCCGGCAACACTCCGGAGCTGTACTTCTACGTGGATCGACTGCGCGTGAACGGCCTCCCGGTCCCCGACCCCTTGCTGCGTGAGATGGAACGGCGGTACAACCCGCTGCTGACGCAGGACGACTGGCCGGTCCGGTTCAAGCTCCGATCGGTGCGGTTGGTGGGGACGAACTTGATCGTCAGCAGCCAGTCCCACTTCGGCGACGGCTGCACGTTCTGCGGCGGCGGAGATCCTGGCACCCCAACCCCGTAGGCGGACTTCGGGCGGCCCCCACCCCGATCCCGTGCGCGCCTGCGAATCGGCGCGCGCACCGCGTGGGGACCGGCGCACACGGTCAGGAGCTGCGTGCCCCCGTCCTCCGACCGTAGGCCACCCAGCGCACCAGCAACGCAAGCCCCGCCAGCGCACCGACGGCCACACCGCCCCAGAACTCGCCCGTGCCCAGTGGGTCCACGGCGCCCTCCGCCCGGCGACGAAAGACGCCCCCCGGCGGAGGCGATTGTCCGGCTCTTCGGCAACCCGGCTGGCTGGCTGCGCACCAGCCCCGTGGCTTTGCGGACCGCCCTCGCGGACGGGGTGCCCTTTCGTGCCCGACTCTTTCGCATTATTCTACCCCGCTGCGGTGCGTCTTAGACCTGTGCCGGTCCGCTCATCGCACTCTGGCCCAGACCAGTACGCCGGCACCCACGGCGGTCAGGAAGATGGCCCCAGCCGCCACGTGCCTGTAAGGTACGTACGTGGGGTCGCAGTACCAGCGGTAGGCGCGTCCTTCCTGGACGATCGGACGCGGATCCCACAGGCCGGGCAGCCACCGGGTCGTACGCCGGGGACCGGCCTCACACCGCATGATCAAGACCACCCCCTGCTCGCCGAAGTGACCGTAGCCGGGCGCGTAGTCCGCTACATACGGACGGACGACGACGGCAAGGAAGATGCCTGCCAGCACCAACAGACCGCCCAGCCGTGTTCGACTCATTCCCGGTGCTCCAGATCCCGTCTCGCAGCGCAACGGCGTGGGAGGCTCGGGACGTCCGATCGTTGTACTTTGATTGTACGGCCCCCAGGGGGCGTGCCGGCCGATCGGGCACCGGTTGTGGAACACCCGGGAGGTGGGGGATGAAGGCGGTCGTTGCGATCCTGCTCATCAAGGCGGAACCCGGCAAGGCGCGGGAGGCGGCGAACGCGATTGCACGGATCCCAGGTTGCCGTCAGACCCACGTCGTCACAGGTCCGTACGACATCGTCTGCTTCGCGGAGGCCGACGACATCACCGCCTTGGGCGACATGGTGGTCGCGCGTGTGCAGACGGTGCCCGGCGTCCGCGACACCCTCACCTGCCTCGTAGTATAGTACCGAACGTCTGATCCCCATTCCCGATCCGTCCGGCGGGCAAGACACACCTCAACCCCCTAGGGTGGAGGCCAGCGGAATCGGGTCGGTATAATGAAGTGTTGAACCTCTGGAGGAAAGCGTTGCCCGACTTCCGGATGGTGACCGATCTCCCCCCGCGGGGCGACCAGCCTAAGGCCATCGCTGAACTCGTGGAGAGCATCGAGGCCGGAAACCGCTACACCACCCTGCTCGGCGTCACCGGCAGCGGGAAGACATATACGATGGCCGCCGCCATCGAGCGGATCAACCGACCGACTCTGGTCATCGCCCACAACAAGACGCTGGCGGCCCAGCTGTACGCCGAGTTCCGGCAGTTCTTCCCCCACAACGCGGTTCGCTACTTCGTCTCCTACTATGACTACTACCAGCCCGAGGCGTACATCCCGCAGACCGATCTGTACATCGCCAAGGACGCCAGCATCAACGACGAGATCGACCGGCTGCGGCACGCCTCGACCAAAGCGCTGATGGAGCGCCGCGACGTGATCGTGGTCGCCTCGGTCTCGTGCCTGTTCGGCCTGGGACAGCCTGAGCAGTACAGCGACGTGGTGCTGGTGGTCCGCCGGGGGGAGGGCCGGTCGCGCGACGAGATCCTGCGGCGGCTGGTGGACATCCAGTACGAGCGCAACGACGTGGACTTCGCCCGAGGGCGGTTCCGGGTCCGGGGCGACGTCGTCGAGGTCTTCCCCTCGTACGAGGATCGGGCGGTGCGGATCGAACTATTTGGGGAGGAGGTCGACCGCATCCTCGAACTCGATCCCCTGACCGGCGAAGTGCTCGAGGAGAAGAACGTCATCGCGGTCTGGCCGGCCAAGCACTGGGTCACCACCGAGGAACGGATGGAGCGGGCACTGCGGACGATCGAGGAGGAGCTGCACGAGCGCGTGGAGTGGTTTCGGCGACAGGGCAAGCTGCTGGAGGCCCAACGCCTGGAGTTCCGCACCCGCTACGACCTGGAGATGCTGCGGGAGACTGGGTACTGCCCGGGCATCGAGAACTACTCCCGCCACCTCGATGGTCGGGCGCCTGGCGAACGGCCAGGGTGCCTGATCGACTACTTCCCGCGCGACTTTTTGATGTTCATCGACGAGTCGCACGTGACAGTGCCGCAGATCCGCGGCATGCACGAGGGAGATCGGGTCCGGAAGAAGAACCTGGTCGACTTCGGCTTCCGGCTGCCCTCGGCGTACGACAACCGCCCGCTGCGCTGGGACGAGTTCGAGAGCCTCATCCGGCAGTGCGTCTTCGTGTCGGCCACACCGGGGCCGTTCGAGCTCGAGGTGTCCAGCCGGGTCGTCGAGCAGATCGTGCGCCCCACCGGGTTGGTGGACCCGCAGGTCGAGGTGCGGCCGGCGCGGGGCCAGGTGGATGACCTCATCGCGGAGGTTCGGGCTCAGGTGGAACGCGGCGAGCGGACGCTCGTGACCACCCTGACCAAACGCATGGCCGAGGACCTCACCTCCTACCTGCAGGAGATGGGTCTGAGGGTCCACTACCTGCACTCGGAGATCGACACGCTGGAGCGGGTGGCGATCCTCAAGGACCTTCGGATGGGCACCTACGACGTGCTGGTCGGCATCAACCTCCTGCGCGAAGGGCTGGACCTTCCGGAGGTGTCGCTGGTCGCGATCCTGGACGCGGACCGCGAGGGATATCTGCGCTCGGAGGTGTCGTTGATCCAGACGATGGGCAGGGCGGCGCGACACGTCGGCGGCCGCGTGATCCTCTATGCCGACGAGGTCACCGAATCGATGCGCCGGGCCATCGACGAGACCAACCGCCGCCGGGCGATCCAGTTGCGGCACAACGAAGAGCACGGGATCACGCCAGAATCGATCACCAAGCCGATCCGGGACCTGATCGAACTGCAGGCCGCCGAGGAGGCGGAGGCCTATCGGCCCACAGCCTCGGGCGAGATCCTGACGGCCGAAGAGATCATCAGCCTCGTGGAGCGGCAGGGAGCCACGGTGCCGTGGGACGTCGCACGGCTGCTGATGCTGTCACCCCAGGAACTTGAGCAGACGATCCAGCGGCTGGAAGCCGAGATGCGCCGCGCCGCGGCCAACCTGGAGTTCGAGAAGGCCGCCAGGTTGCGGGACCAGGTTGTGGAACTGAAGAGAGGACTGGGCGAGCCGTTCTTCGCGGGTCCGCGCCGAGCGGGTCTTCAGGCTGCGGGCCATTCGCGGCGCGGCACGCAGCGCGGCCGCGGTGGACGTCGCCGTGGTTGAGTCCGGGCCGCCGACCGCCGAGACCTGACGATGTCGTTGGATCGCATCATCGTTCGCGGTGCCCGCGAGCACAACCTCAAGAACATCACCGTCGAGATCCCGCGCGACAGACTCGTGGTGCTGACCGGGATCTCGGGGTCGGGCAAGTCCACCCTGGCCTTCGACACCATCTATGCCGAAGGGCAACGCAAGTACGTCGAGTCGCTGTCGGCCTACGCGCGCCAGTTCCTCGGTCTGATGGAAAAGCCGGACGTCGACTCGATCGACGGGCTGTCGCCGGCGGTGTCGATCGACCAGAAGGGTGCTCCCCGCAACCCGCGCTCGACGGTCGGCACCGTAACCGAGATCTACGACTACCTGAGGCTGCTGTACGCGCGGATCGGCCAGCCGCACTGCCCGGTCTGCGACCGCCCGATCCGTCGCCAGACCGCTGAGCAGATCGTCGACCGCCTGCTGGCCCTCCCCGAGGGGACCCGGATCTACGTGATGGGGCCGGTCGTCCGTGGTCGCAAGGGAGAGTACCGGCAGTTGTTCGAGGACCTTCGCCGGCAGGGGTTCGTGCGCGTCCGAGTGGACGGGGTGCTGTACGAGTTGACCGAGCCGATCCCACTGGACCGCAACCGCAAGCATGACATCGAAGTCGTGGTCGATCGCATCGTCGCCAAGCCGGAGGTCCGTTCCCGGCTCAACGACTCGATCGAAACCGCGCTCAAGCTCGGCCAGGGCCTGGTGCACGTCTGGAGGGAAGGGGACAGTTCGGGGATTGCCGCGTCGGGGGACCTCATGGTGTTCTCGACCGCGTTCGCCTGCCCCGACCACGGGACGACGCTTCCGGAGATCGAGCCGCGGATCTTCTCCTTCAACAGCCCGTACGGCGCTTGCCCCACGTGCTCGGGCCTGGGCTACAAGCAGGAAGTCGATCCCGACCTGGTGCTGGACCTGGACAAGTCCCTGGCCGACGGAGCCGTGGTGCCGTGGGCGGCGTCGACCAGCGAGTACTACGACCAGTTGCTCCGCTCGCTCGCGCAGGCGTACGGGGTGGACTGGAAGACGCCACTGCGCAAACTGCCCAAGTCGTTTGTCCGGGTTCTGCTGCACGGTTCCGAGGAACCGATCCGCGTGCGCTACCACAATCGCTACGGCGCGCTGCGGATCTACGACACGCAGTTCGAAGGGGTGGTGGTGCATCTCGAACGCCGCTACGCGGAGACCGATTCGGACTACGTCAAAGAAGAGATCGAGAAGTACATGAGCACGGCGGCCTGCCCCCGGTGTCGGGGCACGCGCCTGAAGCCCGAGAGCCTCACCGTACGCGTGGGCGGCAAGAACATCGCCGAGCTCACGGCGCTGACCGTGCGTCGTTCGCTGGAGTTCTTCGAGGAGCTGCGGCTGACGGAGCGCGAGGAGCGGATCGGCCAGCAGATCCTCAAGGAGGTGCGCTCGCGCCTGGGGTTCCTTGTGAACGTGGGGCTCGACTACCTGACGCTGGACCGCACGGCGAACACTCTCAGCGGCGGAGAGGCGCAGCGCATCCGGTTGGCCACTCAGATCGGTTCCGGGTTGATGGGAGTGCTGTACGTGCTGGACGAGCCGAGCGTCGGGCTGCACCAGCGCGACAACCGCAGGCTCATCGAGACGCTCAAGAGGCTGCGGGATCTGGGCAACACCATCCTAGTGGTGGAGCACGACGAGGACACGATTCGATCGGCCGACTGGATCGTGGACATCGGCCCCGGCGCAGGGCGCGACGGGGGCGAGATCGTCGCGAGCGGCACGGTGGAAGACGTGATCCGCGAGCCACGCTCCGTCACCGGCAAGTTCCTGTCCGGCGAGCGGAGCATCGCGGTCCCCTCCCGCCGCCGCCCACCGCGGGAGGAGCGGGTGGTCGTGCGCGGGGCCCGGGAGCACAACCTCAAGAACATCGACGTGTCCTTCCCCCTGAGCGTCTTTTGCGCGGTCACCGGAGTCTCGGGCTCCGGGAAGTCCACCCTGGTCGACGACATCCTCTACCGCGCGCTGGCGCAGCGGGTGATGGGGACGCGTCTGCGCGCGGGCGACCACGACACGGTGGAAGGATGGCATCACATCGACAAGGTGATTGACATCGACCAGTCGCCGATAGGCCGGACACCGCGGAGCAACCCCGCGACCTACACGAAGACGTTCGACCTCATCCGCGAGCTGTTCGCGTCGACCCCTGAGGCTCGGGTCCGCGGGTACGGCCCGGGCCGGTTCTCGTTCAACGTGCGCGGGGGCCGGTGCGAGGCGTGCGAGGGAGACGGGATCGTGCAGATCGAGATGCACTTCCTGCCGGACGTCTACGTTCCGTGCGAGGTCTGCAAGGGCAAGCGCTACAACCGCGAGACGCTGCAGGTCCTCTACAAGGGCAAGAACATCACCGACGTGCTGGAGATGACGGTGGATGAGGCGCTGGCGTTCTTTGACGCGATCCCCCGCATCCGCCGCAAGCTGCAGACGCTACAGGACGTGGGGCTGGGCTACATCCAGCTCGGCCAGCCCGCCACGACGCTGTCTGGCGGCGAGGCGCAGCGCGTCAAGCTGGCGACCGAGCTGTCGCGCCGGGATACCGGCAGGACGCTGTACATCCTCGACGAGCCGACCGTGGGGCTGCACTTCGCGGACGTCGAACGTCTGCTCAACGTCCTGCACCGGCTGGTGGACGCGGGGAACACCGTCGTCGTGATCGAGCACAACCTGGACGTGATCAAGACGGCCGACTGGATCATCGATCTTGGACCGGAAGGCGGCGACTTCGGCGGGACGGTGATCGCCGAGGGGACTCCCGAGGAAGTGGCCGCGATGGACCACTCCTACACCGGCCAGTTCCTCCGGCGGGTGCTGGACCCCCAGAAGGTGGAGGCCGCGCGCCGGGCGCTGGCACGCCGGGACGGCCAGCGCGGCGCTGTATCGGAACTGCTTGGAGCAGTGCACCAGCCCGCCGGTGCGGGCCGCGGGCTGCGCCGCTGATCGGCGTGGCGGCGGGGTGTGTTTTCTATCGCCCTGCCGCAGACGCGAGGACGGTCCCGATGCGCCGGGCGGCTTCCCGCAGTCTTGCCGGATCCTGCACGAGCGCGAACCGGACGTACCCCAGCCCGCCCGGGCCAAACCCCTGCCCGGGCGACACCGCCACCCCGGTCCGGCGGCAGAGTTCGACCGCGAACCGGACGTCGTCCGCCTCGCCGGGCACGCGTGCCCACAGGTACATCGTGGCTTGCGGGGTCGGGACCTCCCACCCGACCTCGCGCAGAGCGACGACGAGGGTGTCCCGCCGCTCGCGAAAGACCTCCACTCGCGAACGCACCCAATCGGCGGGCTGTTCTAGGGCCGCCATCCCCATGCGGAGGATCCCCAGGTACACGTTGAAATCCAGCGCCGCCTTGACGGTCTCCAGGGCCGCGATCGTCTCCGCGTCTCCGACTGCGAAGGCCAACCGGAACCCGCCCATGTGGTACGACTTCGATAGCGTGAAGAACTCGACGGTGTGGTCGTACGGTCCCACCAGTGCCAGCGGCGAGGGCGCGCGGCCGTCGAACACCATGTCGACGTAGGGGTTGTCGTGCACGAGCATCAGGCCGTGTCGCCGGGCGAAGGCCAGGGCGCGGGAAAAGTAGGAGTCGTCGGCCACCGCAGCCGTGGGGTTGCTCGGGTAGTTGAGCAGCAGGACCCGGGCCCGCTCCGCCACGGCGTCCGGGATTGCAGACAGGTCGGCGAGCCCGTCCGCACCGAGAGGGATTGGATACGTCTGCAGGCCGGCGATCGCGGCCATTCCCCAGTACGGGGGGTAGCAGACCGCCGGCAACAGCAGGGTATCCCCAGGATCCGTGATGGCAAGGAGGAGGTGGCCGATGCCCTCCTGGCTTCCGATGAGCGCCAGCATCTCTTGCTTGGGATCGAAGCGGCGTCCAAACCGACGCTCGTACCAGCGGGATGCCGCCTCGAGGAAGGGGAGCGTCGCCGAGCGGAGCGTGTAGCCGTAGGTCGAGGAGTCGTCGAGCGCCTGGCGCAGCGCCTCGAGGGCGGTCGGCGGCGGCCCCAGGTCGCTCGATCCCAGCGAGAGGTCGATGATCTCGAGCCCCGCCTGGGCCGCGTCCTGCTTGGCTCGGTCCATCAGGAGGAACACCGACTCCGGGATCGCCTTCGCCCTGCTGGACATCCATCTGCGCATGAGCAGCCCTCCTCGCTTTTCGTCCAGTTTAGCGTACGCCCCACGCGGCCAATGCGTCGCAAGGACGCGGTCCGCCTGCCGACGAAAGCTGCTCCCATGGACGTCGAAGTCTATCGCAAGGCGGTTCGGGTGGGTGGAGCGGGCGGGACGGTGACGCTGTCGGTCGTGGACGTTCCCGGCGGCCAGCCGGACCGAACGATGGTGTTCGTCCACGGGCTGGGGGGCGAGGCAGGGCACTGGCAGCGGCAGCTGACGCACTTTTACGGCCGCGCGCGCCTGATCGCCCCCGACCTCCGCGGTCACGGTCGATCGGAACGCCCCCCCGGTGGCTACACGATCGACCGCTTCCGGGCCGACCTCGCGGCCATGATGGATGCGCTGGCCGTCGGGCGGGCCGTGCTCGTCGCGCACTCCTTCGGCGGAGCGGTCGCCGCGGAGTTCGCGGCATCGGCGCCGGAGCGCGTCGAGGCGATCGTGCTGATCGCGACTCCCGCACGGTTTCGGCTGCGCCTGCGCTGGCGGCTCGTGCTGCGTCTGCCCGCGCCGCTGCTGGCGCTGTTGGCGCCGCTGGGCAGCGACCGGGCCGCCGCGCCGGCATACGTCCTCCACCGCTGCTACCGCGAGGCGCTGGTGGGCTGGTCGGGACCTCGGACGCTGGGTCGGCTGTCGGTGCCGGCACTGGTGGTGTACGGCGACCGGGATCCCACCGTGCACGTCCGATACCTGGAACAGACCGCGCATGCGATTCCGGGTGCGGAGCGCCTCCAGCTGCCGGGGCGACGTCACCTCCTGATGCGCGACGACGCGGAGGAGGTCAACCGCGCGATCGAAGCGTTCCTGGTCCGGCGGCTCCGAGCCTCTGCGTCGGGAGGTCGGGCATGAGTCGGCCTGCGCTGGAGCCCGACGATGTCGCCCCGCTGCTCGAAGTGCAAGCGCGCAGCTTCGCCCGGGCGGGACCGCGGATCCGCCAGTCCTATCCACCATCCCGGGCGATGGACGCACGGCGCATGGCCGACTTCCTCGGGTCGCACCGCCACGCGGTGCTCGCCACGGCGCGCCCGGACGGGCGACCCCAAGCCGCGCCCGTTTCCTACCTCGTGTGGCGAGGAGCCTTCTGGATCGCGCTGGTGGCCGGGGCGCGGGAGCGCAACCTGCGTGCCAACCCCTACGCCTCGCTCGTCCTGGTGGAAGGCGAGGGCCGACGGCACCGCGCGTTGATCGCCAACGGGCCGGTCGTCCTGCACGATCCCCGACACATCCACGAGATCGGCGAAGGGCTCGCGGCCGCCTGGGCGAAGCGGTTCCGCCAGCCGCCCACCTGGGCCGCCGTCCTGGTCGAACTCCGGCCCGCGCGCCTGTACTCCTACGGTCAGGCATCGTAGGAGTTCGAGCGGGCCCCGATGGGGCTCGCAGACGAGAAGCTCCAGTTGCGCCTGTATCATTAATAGGCAAAGACATGCCGACGGTCGCCAGCCTCGAAGAGAAGTTGCGGGCGCTGCCGCCCAGACCCGGCGTCTACCTGCTGCGCGACGCCGCCGGCAGGGTGATCTATGTCGGCAAGGCGTCGTCGCTGCGCAGGCGGGTGCGCGCGTACTTCCAGGACCCGATGACGGTGGAGTCACCGCGCACGCGCCACCTCATGGGCAGGATCTTCGACTTTGACGTCGTGGCCTGCGCCAACGAGGTCGAGGCGCTGATCCTGGAGACGAACCTCATCAAGCAGCACCGGCCCCGGTACAACGTGCGGATGGCAGACGACAAGGCCTACCCATACCTGAAGCTCACGAACGAAGCCTATCCGAGAATCGTCATGACCCGCCGCATCGCGCGCGACGGTGCCAAGTACTTCGGCCCGTATCCGTACCACGAACCGAAGCTCGTCGGCCGGACCATCCGCACCCTGCGGAAGCTGTTCAAGTTGCGCACCTGCCACATCGAGATCGACCGCACGCTGCCCCGTCCGTGCCTCGACTACGCGATCGGCCAGTGCAGCGCGCCGTGCGTCGCGTGGGGCGCCACGCCCGAGCAGTACGCGGAGCAGGTTCGGCAGGTGGCCCTGTTCCTGGAAGGACGCCAGGAAGACCTGGTTGCCAGCCTCCGCCGCCAGATGGAGGACGCCGCGGCCGCGATGGAGTACGAGCGCGCGGCCGTCCTGCGGGACCAGATCCGGGCCATCGAGGCGATCCGCGAGCGGCAGCGCATCAGCGGGACGGGGCTGGAGGACCGGGACGTGGTGGGGGTCTACGCGGAAGGCGACGACGCATGCGCCCAGGTCTTCTTCGTCCGCGACGGCCGGCTGAGCGGCCGAGAACACTTCTTTCTGACCGGCGCGCAGGGGCACTCGACAGCCGAGGTCGTGCGGAACTTCCTCGAACAGTACTACGAGTTCGCGACGGCGATCCCACGCGAAGTCCTCATCCCGGAGCCCGTCGCGGACCGGGACGTCATCGCCGACTGGCTGTCGCAGCGGCGCGGGGGCCGCGTGGCCGTCACCGTACCCCAGCGGGGCGACAAGCGGCGCCTGGTCGAGATGGCGCGGGAGAATGCACGCCTTGCGCTGGAGCAGGAGCGCGCACGCCTGGTTGGCCGTGAGGGGGCGGCGGTGCGTGCGCTGCAGCAGGTCCTGGAGCTGGACGAACCGCCGTTCCGGATCGAGTGCTACGACGTCTCCAACTTGCAGCGCGGCGAAGCGGTGGCGGCGATGATCACCTTCGAAGGCGGGAGGCCGAAGAAGGACGCCTACCGGCGTTTCGGGATCAAGTGGACGGAGGGTCCCGACGACGTGGGGATGCTGCGCGAGACCCTGCGCCGCCGGTTCGTGCGCGCGCGCGAGGAGCAGGACAGACTGGACCGGGACGAGCCCATCCGGCCCAAGTGGTCGGTGTTGCCGGATCTCCTCGTCATCGACGGGGGTCGGGCACAACTGGCGGCGGCGCAGGAGGTGCTGTTCGAGTTCAACCTGCCGATCCCCGCGGTCGCGCTCGCCAAGCGGGAGGAGCTGCTGTTCCGGACCGGTCGACAAGAGCCGCTGAGCCTGGGCAAGGACTCCGCCGCGCTGCACCTGTTGCAGCGCATCCGCGACGAGGCGCACCGGTTCGCCAACGCCTACCATCAGAGACTGCGCGGCCGCAGGATCGTCTACTCGGTGCTCGACGAGATCCCGGGGATCGGGGAGAAGCGCAAGCGTGAGTTGATCCGCCGCTTCGGATCAGTCCGCAGGATCCGCGAGAGCACCGAAGCAGACGTCGCCGAGGTGGTCGGCCCCAAGGTGGCGCGGAAAGTGATGGCGTTCCTGCGGGGCCACGACCTGCCGGCCTATAAGGAGCAAGCGGTCCGGTGAAGGTTCGCGGCATCTGCCCGTTGACGGGCGCGGCCAGCGTGTGCTACAAACGGCGATACGTGAGGCGACGAAGGGGCCAGTAGGGGAGGCCGGTCCGAAAGCGAGCCGGGCCCGGCGGGTGTGAGGCCAGGTCGGCACCGCTCCCCCAAACCCACCCCCAAGCCGCGGGTGAGGACGCCGTCGGCCACGACGGCGGGCAAGTCCGCCGGGTGAGCCCGTGACAGCTCGCAAGAGGTGGTCGGTGCTCGACCCCATGTGCGGAGGGCACCGGCCGAAGCCAAGGTGGTACCGCGGACAGCCTCCGCCCTTGCGGCGGGGGCATTTTGTTTGGAGGCAGGGCATGTACGCACGGATCGATCGCCACCTGGGGTTCGTGGGGGCGGGCAACATGGCCGAAGCGCTGATCGCCGGCCTGGTCGCCGGCGGATCCGTCGGACCCGAGCGGATCTGGGTGGTCAACCGGTCCGACCGGGCGCGCCTTCAGCGCGTCGTCGGGACTTACGGGGTGCGGCCCGCGGTCGACAAGGCGGAGCTGTGCGAGCGCGCCGATGTCGTCGTGCTGGCCGTCAAGCCCAAAGACGTCCCGGAAGCCGTCGATCAGCTGAAGCCCCACATCCGATTCTCCCACCGCGTGCTGTCGGTGGTCGCCGGCTTGACGATCGCGTCGCTGGAGGCCTCGTTCCCCCGGGTTGGGGTGGTGCGCGCCATGCCGAACACGCCGTCAGCGGTCCGCGAGGGGATCGCGGCGTTCGCGCTAGGATCCTGCTGCACCCGCGACGACGCGGTGTGGACGCAGGCGATTCTGACGTCGGTGGGAAGGGCCATCGAGGTCCCGGAGCAGCTTTTGGACGCGGTGACCGGGCTGTCGGGCAGCGGTCCGGCGTACGTCTTCTTCCTCGTCGAGAGCATGATCGAAGCCGGTGTGCGCGCCGGCCTTTCGCCGGACGTGGCCCGCGACCTGGTGATCCAGACCGTGTTCGGTGCGGCGCGGATGCTGCGCGAGACCGGCGCCGACCCGGCAGAGCTGCGGCGCCGGGTCACTTCGCCCGGCGGTACGACCATGGCCGGTCTCGGCGCACTCGAGGAACGCGATGTGCGCGGAGCCGTCGTGGAAGCCGTCCGTCGTGCCGCGCACCGGGCGCGGGAATTGGCGAAGTAGCGGCGAGGTCATATGCGGCCGGGCCCTTGACGGGCGAGTGCCCCCCGCAGACGCTTGAGCCATGCGGGTTGCATTCCAGGGCGAGCGGGGCGCGTTCAGCGAAGAAGC
Above is a window of Armatimonadota bacterium DNA encoding:
- the uvrC gene encoding excinuclease ABC subunit UvrC, yielding MPTVASLEEKLRALPPRPGVYLLRDAAGRVIYVGKASSLRRRVRAYFQDPMTVESPRTRHLMGRIFDFDVVACANEVEALILETNLIKQHRPRYNVRMADDKAYPYLKLTNEAYPRIVMTRRIARDGAKYFGPYPYHEPKLVGRTIRTLRKLFKLRTCHIEIDRTLPRPCLDYAIGQCSAPCVAWGATPEQYAEQVRQVALFLEGRQEDLVASLRRQMEDAAAAMEYERAAVLRDQIRAIEAIRERQRISGTGLEDRDVVGVYAEGDDACAQVFFVRDGRLSGREHFFLTGAQGHSTAEVVRNFLEQYYEFATAIPREVLIPEPVADRDVIADWLSQRRGGRVAVTVPQRGDKRRLVEMARENARLALEQERARLVGREGAAVRALQQVLELDEPPFRIECYDVSNLQRGEAVAAMITFEGGRPKKDAYRRFGIKWTEGPDDVGMLRETLRRRFVRAREEQDRLDRDEPIRPKWSVLPDLLVIDGGRAQLAAAQEVLFEFNLPIPAVALAKREELLFRTGRQEPLSLGKDSAALHLLQRIRDEAHRFANAYHQRLRGRRIVYSVLDEIPGIGEKRKRELIRRFGSVRRIRESTEADVAEVVGPKVARKVMAFLRGHDLPAYKEQAVR
- the proC gene encoding pyrroline-5-carboxylate reductase, whose translation is MYARIDRHLGFVGAGNMAEALIAGLVAGGSVGPERIWVVNRSDRARLQRVVGTYGVRPAVDKAELCERADVVVLAVKPKDVPEAVDQLKPHIRFSHRVLSVVAGLTIASLEASFPRVGVVRAMPNTPSAVREGIAAFALGSCCTRDDAVWTQAILTSVGRAIEVPEQLLDAVTGLSGSGPAYVFFLVESMIEAGVRAGLSPDVARDLVIQTVFGAARMLRETGADPAELRRRVTSPGGTTMAGLGALEERDVRGAVVEAVRRAAHRARELAK